The proteins below are encoded in one region of Aestuariivirga litoralis:
- the ypfJ gene encoding KPN_02809 family neutral zinc metallopeptidase, with protein sequence MRLDNQRESSNVEDARGEGGGFGFPGGGSSGMGGGGGGMGGGVIGMLLPLLFRTIGFRGIIILAVLYFGIKIFTGVDLINFVNGGGGGISLPDQTTTLQTQPDDAGIAKGGTASGQAAGGDPGKVFVSKVLASTEDVWSKIFSQMGQQYKAPTLKIFSNFTQSGCGTAQSSMGPFYCPADQKVYIDLAFYQEMKDKLGAPGDFAQAYVVAHEVGHHVQNLLGISDKVEQAQQRSSQTDANHLSVKLELQADCYAGIWASEADAESHILESGDVEEALNAASQIGDDHLQKANQGYAVPDSFTHGTSAQRVKWFKQGMAAKSLDDCNTFNTSSL encoded by the coding sequence ATGCGTCTCGATAACCAGCGCGAAAGTTCAAATGTGGAAGATGCCCGCGGCGAAGGCGGCGGCTTTGGCTTTCCGGGCGGCGGCTCATCGGGCATGGGCGGTGGTGGCGGCGGAATGGGCGGCGGTGTCATCGGCATGTTGCTGCCCTTGCTGTTCCGGACCATCGGTTTCCGCGGCATTATCATTCTGGCCGTGCTCTATTTCGGCATCAAGATTTTCACCGGCGTTGACTTGATCAACTTCGTGAATGGCGGCGGCGGCGGCATCTCGCTGCCGGACCAGACGACCACCCTTCAAACCCAGCCAGATGATGCCGGCATCGCCAAGGGCGGCACGGCTTCGGGCCAGGCTGCGGGCGGCGATCCGGGCAAGGTTTTCGTATCCAAGGTTCTGGCGTCCACCGAAGACGTGTGGTCCAAGATTTTCTCGCAGATGGGCCAGCAATACAAAGCCCCCACGCTAAAGATTTTCAGCAACTTTACCCAGTCGGGCTGCGGCACGGCGCAATCATCCATGGGGCCGTTCTATTGCCCGGCCGATCAAAAAGTTTACATCGATCTCGCCTTTTATCAGGAGATGAAGGACAAGCTGGGCGCACCGGGCGATTTTGCCCAGGCATATGTGGTGGCGCATGAAGTGGGCCACCATGTGCAGAACCTGCTCGGCATTTCCGACAAGGTGGAACAGGCCCAACAGCGCTCCTCACAGACTGACGCGAACCATTTGTCTGTGAAGCTTGAGCTGCAGGCGGATTGCTATGCGGGCATTTGGGCTTCAGAGGCCGATGCTGAGTCGCATATTCTGGAAAGCGGTGACGTCGAGGAAGCCTTGAACGCCGCCAGCCAGATTGGTGATGACCATTTGCAGAAAGCCAATCAGGGCTATGCAGTGCCCGACAGCTTTACTCACGGCACTTCTGCGCAGCGCGTAAAATGGTTCAAGCAAGGCATGGCGGCCAAGTCGCTGGATGATTGCAACACGTTCAATACGAGCAGCTTGTAA
- a CDS encoding NAD+ synthase, producing MTDTLTIALAQLNPTVGSVSANLAKAKATVEALGTVDLVLFPELYISGYPPEDLVLRPSFIAACKEAVEELAAAFPNGPAMLMTLPWREGDKLHNAVAYLNGGKIETLRFKFDLPNYGVFDEKRVFQPGPAPGPINIRGVRIGVPICEDIWTSETCETLAETGAEILLSPNGSPFERNKDDVRLNLSVARVTETGLPLVYLNQVGGQDELVFDGASFVLNGDRSLALQMPMFEEAVAITHWHRSTHGWSMKKGEITRLPELEEETWKACVLGLRDYVNKNRFPGVVLGLSGGIDSAVVAAMAVDALGKDRVHCVMLPYAYTSKDSLVDAEQCAKLLGVRYDVVPIKEPVEGFLSTLQPVFAGKKADVAEENIQSRARGVILMAISNKFGAMVLTTGNKSEMSVGYATLYGDMNGGFNPIKDIYKIEVYRLAAWRNTQGFVIPERIITKAPTAELRENQKDQDSLPPYEVLDDILQGLVEKEQPIAEIVSRGHDLALVKRIQHLLYVAEYKRRQSAPGVKITRKNFGRDRRYPITNGFRDV from the coding sequence ATGACCGACACGCTCACCATCGCCCTGGCCCAACTCAACCCGACCGTGGGTTCAGTTTCCGCCAATCTTGCCAAAGCGAAAGCCACGGTTGAGGCGCTAGGCACTGTCGATTTGGTGTTGTTTCCGGAGCTCTATATTTCGGGCTATCCGCCGGAAGACCTGGTGTTGCGGCCCTCGTTCATTGCGGCTTGCAAAGAGGCTGTCGAGGAATTGGCCGCGGCATTTCCAAACGGCCCCGCAATGTTGATGACCTTGCCATGGCGCGAGGGCGACAAGCTGCACAATGCCGTGGCCTATCTGAACGGCGGCAAGATCGAGACGCTGCGTTTCAAATTCGATCTGCCGAATTATGGCGTGTTCGATGAGAAGCGCGTGTTCCAGCCGGGCCCTGCGCCGGGGCCCATCAACATCAGGGGCGTGCGTATCGGCGTGCCGATCTGCGAAGACATATGGACGAGCGAGACTTGCGAAACACTGGCCGAAACGGGCGCTGAAATTCTGCTCTCACCCAATGGCTCGCCGTTTGAGCGCAACAAGGATGATGTGCGCCTGAACCTCAGTGTGGCGCGCGTGACGGAAACCGGCCTGCCCCTGGTCTATCTCAACCAAGTCGGCGGGCAGGATGAGTTGGTATTTGACGGCGCGTCTTTCGTGCTGAATGGCGATCGCTCGCTCGCACTGCAGATGCCGATGTTTGAAGAAGCGGTGGCGATCACCCATTGGCACCGCTCGACCCACGGTTGGTCGATGAAGAAGGGTGAGATCACCCGCCTGCCTGAACTCGAAGAAGAGACATGGAAAGCCTGCGTGTTGGGCTTGCGCGATTACGTCAATAAGAACCGCTTTCCCGGCGTGGTGCTGGGCCTTTCTGGCGGCATCGACTCTGCGGTGGTTGCCGCGATGGCGGTCGATGCGCTGGGCAAGGACCGCGTGCATTGCGTGATGCTGCCTTATGCTTACACGAGCAAGGACAGCTTGGTCGATGCAGAGCAATGCGCCAAGCTGCTGGGCGTGCGCTATGACGTGGTGCCGATCAAGGAGCCGGTGGAAGGTTTTCTCTCCACGCTGCAACCGGTCTTCGCCGGCAAGAAGGCCGATGTTGCCGAAGAGAATATCCAGTCGCGCGCGCGCGGTGTGATCCTGATGGCGATTTCCAACAAGTTCGGTGCGATGGTACTGACCACCGGCAACAAGAGCGAAATGAGTGTCGGCTACGCCACGCTTTATGGTGACATGAATGGCGGCTTTAACCCGATCAAGGATATCTACAAGATCGAGGTGTATCGCCTGGCCGCGTGGCGCAACACGCAAGGCTTCGTGATTCCGGAACGCATCATCACCAAGGCCCCCACGGCGGAATTGCGAGAGAACCAGAAAGATCAGGATTCGCTGCCGCCTTACGAGGTGCTGGATGATATTCTACAGGGCCTTGTGGAGAAGGAGCAGCCCATCGCCGAAATCGTATCGCGCGGGCATGATCTGGCTCTGGTGAAGCGCATCCAGCATCTGCTCTATGTGGCCGAATATAAGCGGCGGCAATCAGCGCCAGGTGTGAAGATCACCCGCAAGAATTTCGGGCGCGATCGCCGGTACCCGATTACCAATGGATTCAGGGACGTTTAG
- a CDS encoding YdeI/OmpD-associated family protein: MDPKVDARIAGDKKWSAELARLQKLCLASGLNEVLKWGQPCYTLEGRNVVLIHGFKEYFALLFFKGALMKDPNGILIQQTENVQSARQIRFTNMGEVAQLERALNAYIQDAIEIEKSGAKVEMKRTVEFNMPAEFKAAMNKKPALRKAFEALTPGRQRAYLIHFSSAKQSKTREDRVAKAATMIMKGRGLLD; encoded by the coding sequence ATGGATCCGAAAGTCGATGCCCGTATTGCGGGTGACAAGAAGTGGAGCGCTGAACTCGCGCGTTTGCAGAAGCTGTGCCTCGCCAGCGGACTCAATGAAGTGCTGAAATGGGGCCAGCCCTGTTACACGCTGGAGGGCCGCAACGTGGTCCTCATCCATGGCTTCAAGGAATATTTCGCGTTGCTGTTCTTCAAAGGAGCGCTGATGAAGGACCCAAACGGCATCCTCATCCAGCAGACGGAAAACGTGCAATCCGCCCGCCAAATCCGCTTCACCAATATGGGTGAAGTGGCGCAGCTGGAACGCGCGCTGAACGCCTACATTCAGGACGCCATAGAAATCGAAAAATCCGGCGCCAAGGTCGAGATGAAGCGCACCGTCGAATTCAACATGCCGGCGGAATTCAAGGCGGCGATGAATAAAAAGCCCGCGCTGAGAAAGGCCTTCGAAGCGCTCACGCCTGGAAGGCAGCGCGCTTATCTGATCCATTTCTCAAGCGCAAAGCAATCCAAGACGCGCGAAGACCGCGTCGCCAAGGCAGCAACCATGATCATGAAGGGCAGGGGTTTGTTGGACTAA
- a CDS encoding MAPEG family protein, producing the protein MSELLCLEIAVVLWLAHVLTQAFTARAEFGDDFLFTPRDKAPTPKGLAFGRADRALANYIENLVPFVALDLALIATQHTGGLGATIWIIARIIYLPMYIMGIKYVRTLCWGVGVVGLLMILARLAGY; encoded by the coding sequence ATGTCTGAATTGCTCTGTCTGGAAATCGCCGTGGTCCTGTGGCTGGCGCATGTGCTGACCCAGGCCTTCACTGCACGTGCCGAATTTGGTGATGATTTTCTGTTCACCCCGCGCGACAAGGCGCCAACGCCAAAAGGTCTCGCCTTCGGCCGCGCTGATCGTGCTTTGGCCAATTACATCGAAAACCTCGTGCCCTTCGTGGCGCTGGATCTGGCGCTGATCGCCACCCAGCATACCGGTGGCCTGGGCGCCACCATCTGGATCATCGCGCGCATCATCTATCTGCCGATGTACATAATGGGCATCAAATATGTGCGCACCCTCTGCTGGGGTGTGGGCGTGGTCGGCTTGTTGATGATCCTGGCAAGGCTGGCGGGCTACTAA
- a CDS encoding aldo/keto reductase: MKQRMLGKGGPMVGEVGFGAMSFGGIFGPTNVEESHKALDKALELGVTHIDTALIYGPHTSEEVLGAYLKKNPAARKQFSIATKGGIQTNPRAIINNDKFLRDCIEGSLKRLGVDHVDLYYIHRREQAVPIEDVAGTLQTFIKEGKIGGMGFSEISPASLERASKLHHVRAVQNEYSLWARQPELGMIEACARHGTALVAFSPLARGTLADAVFDPKALPASDWRLQMPRLSDDNWPRNATRIEAFRRFANSRGWTTEALALAWVLARAPHIIPIPGTRTSAHLARNAAASSIKLTAEDMGEINRLLPAGWSHGHRYNESQQAGVEQYC, encoded by the coding sequence ATGAAACAGAGAATGTTGGGCAAGGGCGGGCCGATGGTCGGCGAAGTAGGCTTTGGCGCCATGAGCTTCGGCGGCATTTTCGGTCCCACCAATGTCGAGGAAAGCCACAAGGCATTGGACAAGGCGCTGGAACTGGGCGTCACCCATATCGACACCGCGCTGATCTATGGCCCGCACACATCTGAAGAAGTGCTCGGGGCCTATCTCAAGAAGAATCCGGCGGCGCGCAAGCAATTTTCCATCGCCACCAAGGGCGGCATCCAGACCAATCCGCGCGCCATCATCAACAATGACAAATTCCTGCGCGATTGCATCGAAGGCTCACTGAAACGCCTCGGCGTAGATCATGTCGATCTCTATTACATCCACCGCCGCGAGCAGGCCGTGCCGATTGAAGATGTGGCGGGCACGCTGCAGACCTTCATCAAGGAAGGCAAGATCGGCGGCATGGGCTTTTCCGAAATCTCGCCGGCCTCCCTGGAACGCGCATCAAAACTGCATCATGTGCGCGCCGTGCAGAATGAATATTCGCTCTGGGCCAGGCAGCCGGAACTCGGCATGATCGAGGCTTGCGCGCGTCACGGCACCGCCTTGGTGGCTTTCTCACCCTTGGCGCGCGGCACGCTGGCAGATGCGGTGTTCGATCCCAAGGCACTGCCCGCCAGTGATTGGCGCCTGCAAATGCCGCGCCTGTCGGATGACAACTGGCCGCGCAACGCAACGCGCATTGAAGCCTTCCGCCGCTTCGCCAACAGCCGGGGCTGGACCACCGAGGCGCTGGCCCTGGCTTGGGTTCTGGCCCGTGCGCCACATATCATCCCGATCCCCGGCACCCGCACCTCCGCCCATCTGGCCCGCAATGCTGCGGCCTCGTCAATCAAATTGACCGCTGAAGACATGGGCGAAATCAACCGCCTGCTGCCCGCCGGCTGGTCGCATGGCCATCGCTACAATGAGAGCCAGCAGGCGGGCGTAGAGCAATATTGCTGA
- the gltX gene encoding glutamate--tRNA ligase, whose translation MAMAPIVRFAPSPTGRIHIGNARAALLNWLFALKHGGQFILRYDDTDVARSTQEFADGIATDVAWLGIKPSRVEWQSKRFGRYDEVAADLKARGFLYACYETADELDRRRKRQQARGLPPVYDRASLKLTPDEIVSFEKEGRKPHWRFKLAQKPVEWNDLIRGPVHIDTATLSDPVLIREDGTYLYTLPSVIDDIDFAVTHVIRGEDHVVNTAAQIEISRAINGTIPEYAHYSLLNGADGKGLSKRLGSLSIQSFRDEGLEAMAVVSHAALLGTSDNIHPCADYKELVDNFDLSKLSRAPARFDEAELKVLNAKLLHMLPWDAVKDRLPFGSEPFWLAVRGNIEKLSDAKAWHDVITQDIKVLVADEEKDFIATARGSLPPEPWDAGTWKAWTEIVKSDTGRKGKALFMPLRLALTGLDHGPELAALLPLIGREKALARLT comes from the coding sequence ATGGCCATGGCTCCCATCGTCCGCTTCGCGCCCTCCCCCACCGGCCGCATCCATATCGGCAATGCCCGCGCGGCCTTGCTCAACTGGCTTTTTGCGCTGAAACATGGCGGGCAATTCATCCTGCGCTATGACGACACCGATGTGGCGCGTTCCACCCAGGAATTCGCTGATGGCATCGCTACCGATGTGGCCTGGCTGGGGATCAAGCCGTCACGGGTTGAATGGCAGAGCAAGCGCTTCGGCCGCTACGACGAAGTGGCTGCTGATCTGAAGGCGCGTGGCTTTCTTTATGCCTGCTATGAAACCGCCGACGAGCTGGACCGCCGCCGCAAGCGCCAGCAGGCGCGCGGCCTGCCGCCCGTCTATGACCGCGCAAGCCTGAAGCTCACGCCTGATGAAATTGTCTCTTTCGAAAAAGAGGGCCGCAAGCCGCATTGGCGTTTCAAGCTGGCGCAGAAGCCCGTCGAATGGAATGACCTGATCCGGGGGCCGGTGCATATCGACACGGCCACGCTGTCTGATCCCGTGCTGATCCGCGAGGACGGCACCTATCTCTACACATTGCCGTCCGTGATCGACGATATTGATTTTGCCGTCACGCATGTCATTCGTGGCGAAGACCATGTGGTGAATACCGCCGCGCAAATTGAAATCTCCCGCGCCATCAATGGTACGATACCGGAATATGCTCATTACAGCTTGCTGAATGGCGCTGATGGCAAGGGGCTTTCCAAGCGGCTAGGCTCACTTTCGATCCAGTCGTTCCGTGATGAGGGTCTGGAGGCGATGGCCGTGGTCAGCCATGCCGCGCTGCTGGGCACGTCTGATAATATTCATCCGTGCGCAGATTATAAGGAGCTTGTGGATAACTTTGACCTGTCGAAACTCTCGCGTGCCCCGGCGCGTTTTGACGAGGCCGAACTCAAGGTCCTGAACGCCAAGCTGCTGCACATGTTGCCCTGGGATGCGGTGAAAGACCGCCTGCCCTTCGGTTCCGAACCCTTCTGGCTGGCGGTGCGCGGCAATATTGAAAAGCTTTCCGATGCCAAAGCCTGGCATGACGTGATCACGCAGGACATCAAGGTTTTGGTCGCCGATGAGGAGAAGGATTTCATTGCGACTGCGCGCGGATCACTGCCGCCCGAACCTTGGGATGCGGGCACCTGGAAGGCCTGGACAGAGATTGTAAAAAGCGACACGGGCCGCAAGGGAAAAGCACTTTTCATGCCGCTGCGCCTGGCGCTCACCGGACTCGACCATGGGCCAGAACTGGCAGCCTTGTTGCCGTTGATCGGCCGCGAAAAGGCGCTTGCCCGGCTCACCTGA
- a CDS encoding glutathione S-transferase family protein, producing the protein MILIGQYDSPFVRRVAVTLHHYHMPFERKPLSVFGDKKEVQAINPLLRVPILILEDGEVLVDSGCIIDYLNERAGPARSMTPAHGSDRRRVLQACAISTGISDKTVALYFERHFHEEAQVSANLDKRLSSQIKTALDALEHQCGTPWFFDNSMTQADVTIGCMISHVKLRLPEFFPADKYPKLHALSRHCEMREEFDAARIGSNETVPKKL; encoded by the coding sequence ATGATCTTGATTGGCCAATATGACTCTCCCTTCGTGCGCCGCGTGGCGGTGACGCTGCATCATTATCACATGCCCTTTGAGCGCAAGCCGCTGTCAGTCTTTGGCGACAAGAAGGAAGTGCAGGCGATCAACCCGCTGCTGCGCGTGCCCATCCTCATTCTGGAAGATGGCGAAGTGCTGGTCGATTCCGGCTGCATTATTGATTATCTGAATGAGCGCGCTGGCCCTGCCCGGTCGATGACGCCGGCACATGGGTCAGACCGGCGGCGCGTGCTGCAGGCTTGTGCCATTTCCACCGGCATTTCCGACAAGACGGTGGCGTTGTATTTCGAGCGGCATTTCCATGAGGAAGCCCAAGTCAGCGCCAATCTGGACAAGCGCCTGTCATCGCAGATCAAGACGGCTTTGGATGCGCTTGAACATCAATGCGGCACGCCTTGGTTTTTTGATAACAGCATGACACAGGCTGATGTGACCATCGGCTGCATGATCAGCCATGTGAAATTGCGCCTGCCGGAATTCTTCCCCGCCGACAAGTATCCCAAGCTGCACGCCCTTTCGCGCCATTGCGAAATGCGCGAGGAGTTTGATGCGGCGCGCATCGGCAGCAACGAGACAGTGCCGAAGAAACTATAA
- a CDS encoding phosphate/phosphite/phosphonate ABC transporter substrate-binding protein has protein sequence MIVASPLNSLPMYDWPEVRDATNEFWTGLARHLGTSSELQRGGAFSDSWCDPHLFFSQTCGYPFTHEFNGVLNYVATPTYGAPGCGPGSYSSFIFAREKVELMALRGARPAINSMDSMSGMLALRLAFAPGGDWKTFFAPPLMSGAHVASLAAVQKGEADVCATDAVCVAMARRYRPDLLEGLVEIARSPQVPALPYVTRAGDVGKLRAGLQAAFADPSLQAVREKLFLKDVSVLPDGAYDVIPALEATL, from the coding sequence ATGATTGTCGCATCTCCGCTCAACTCCCTCCCGATGTATGACTGGCCGGAAGTTCGTGATGCAACAAACGAATTTTGGACCGGCCTTGCTCGCCATCTGGGCACCTCAAGTGAATTGCAACGTGGCGGTGCATTCAGCGACAGCTGGTGCGATCCACATTTGTTCTTCAGCCAAACTTGCGGCTATCCCTTCACTCACGAATTCAACGGCGTTCTGAACTACGTCGCCACGCCCACTTATGGCGCGCCGGGTTGCGGGCCGGGCTCCTATTCAAGCTTCATCTTCGCGCGCGAAAAGGTGGAATTGATGGCGTTGCGCGGGGCAAGGCCAGCGATCAACAGCATGGATTCGATGTCGGGCATGCTGGCGTTACGGCTCGCCTTTGCGCCGGGCGGTGACTGGAAAACCTTCTTCGCTCCGCCGCTGATGTCAGGCGCGCATGTCGCTTCACTTGCTGCGGTTCAAAAGGGTGAAGCCGATGTCTGCGCCACCGATGCCGTTTGCGTGGCGATGGCAAGGCGCTACCGGCCTGACCTGCTGGAAGGGCTGGTGGAGATTGCCCGCTCGCCGCAAGTACCGGCCTTGCCCTATGTCACCCGTGCGGGAGATGTGGGTAAATTGAGAGCAGGATTACAGGCAGCTTTCGCCGATCCTTCGCTGCAGGCCGTGCGCGAAAAGCTTTTCCTGAAAGATGTGAGCGTGCTGCCGGACGGCGCCTATGACGTGATCCCGGCGCTGGAGGCGACTTTATAG
- a CDS encoding fatty acid desaturase, which translates to MPKFDSTFFARLEWPTIGLIALTYVVIGSLVWFHASLPWWVILPLGAYAACLHSSLQHEVLHGHPTRSRYINEALIFISPQLWLPYGRYRDLHLAHHNDMNLTCPVRDPESYYVLPDNWDHVAGWKKSLYRFNNTLFGRMLIGPLVSIIQFWSQEFMEMGKGRVDGSGCWFKFAISTALVLAFVHWCGMPIWQYILLIAYPSISLALVRSYCEHQAAEDVGHRTIIVEASPFWALLFLNNNLHIAHHERPSTAWYKLPEFYAAEKQRILQRNGHYLKMGYGAIFRAYLFTAKEEVAHPNLSWLKPK; encoded by the coding sequence ATGCCAAAATTCGACTCCACATTTTTTGCCCGCCTTGAATGGCCCACGATTGGCCTGATCGCGCTGACCTATGTGGTCATAGGGTCGCTGGTCTGGTTTCACGCCTCGCTACCCTGGTGGGTGATCTTGCCGCTGGGGGCCTATGCCGCCTGCTTGCATTCCTCGCTGCAGCATGAAGTGCTGCACGGCCACCCCACCCGCTCGCGCTACATCAATGAAGCCCTCATCTTCATCTCGCCGCAGCTCTGGTTGCCCTATGGCCGCTACCGCGACCTGCATCTGGCGCATCACAATGACATGAACCTGACTTGCCCGGTGCGCGATCCGGAATCCTATTATGTGCTGCCCGACAATTGGGATCATGTGGCGGGATGGAAGAAATCGCTCTACCGATTCAACAATACTTTATTTGGCCGCATGCTGATCGGTCCGCTGGTCAGCATCATCCAGTTCTGGTCGCAGGAATTCATGGAGATGGGCAAGGGCCGTGTCGATGGCAGCGGCTGCTGGTTCAAATTTGCGATTTCAACCGCGCTCGTGCTGGCCTTCGTCCATTGGTGCGGCATGCCCATCTGGCAATATATCCTGCTCATCGCCTATCCTTCGATTTCGCTGGCGCTGGTGCGCTCCTATTGCGAGCATCAGGCGGCGGAGGATGTGGGCCACCGCACAATCATTGTGGAAGCTTCGCCCTTCTGGGCGCTGCTGTTCCTCAACAATAATCTGCATATCGCGCATCACGAGCGGCCCAGCACCGCATGGTACAAGCTGCCGGAATTCTATGCGGCGGAAAAGCAGCGCATCCTTCAGCGCAATGGCCATTATCTGAAGATGGGCTATGGCGCGATTTTCCGGGCCTATCTTTTCACGGCCAAGGAAGAAGTGGCGCATCCCAATTTGAGCTGGCTGAAGCCCAAGTGA
- a CDS encoding glycosyltransferase, which translates to MTPDFSVIIPTRNREHFLQEAVASVLAQEKASLELLVVNDGDPLTTSFSDPRVGVLDNHKRTAVPARNLGVENARGKYIAFLDDDDWWIDRQHLAKAFNAFTAHREFYFADGTMMFPDGTQKPFNRSANAASLEKDNTILISAVCYVKSMHGTLGRFDESIPFYWDWDWYLRVARGGYRFFHQRDPAVAIRVHEGNMSSQNEIPRRANLSALEAKHHLAPIPLKSHVDFV; encoded by the coding sequence GTGACGCCTGACTTCAGCGTTATCATCCCCACGCGCAACCGCGAGCATTTTTTGCAGGAAGCCGTGGCCAGCGTGTTGGCGCAGGAGAAGGCAAGCCTTGAGCTGCTGGTGGTGAATGACGGTGATCCGCTGACCACCAGCTTCAGCGATCCGCGCGTCGGCGTGCTCGATAATCACAAGCGCACCGCTGTACCGGCCCGCAATCTTGGCGTCGAAAACGCGCGCGGCAAATACATTGCGTTTCTGGATGATGATGACTGGTGGATTGACCGGCAGCATCTCGCCAAGGCGTTCAACGCTTTCACCGCGCACCGCGAATTTTATTTTGCCGATGGCACGATGATGTTTCCGGATGGAACGCAAAAGCCCTTCAACCGCAGCGCCAATGCTGCGTCGCTGGAAAAGGACAATACGATCCTGATTTCTGCCGTCTGCTATGTGAAAAGCATGCACGGCACGTTGGGCCGCTTTGATGAATCCATTCCCTTCTATTGGGATTGGGATTGGTATCTCCGGGTGGCGCGCGGCGGCTACCGCTTCTTTCACCAGCGCGATCCCGCAGTGGCCATCCGCGTGCATGAAGGCAACATGTCATCGCAGAACGAGATACCACGCCGCGCCAATTTATCGGCGCTGGAAGCCAAACATCACCTCGCCCCCATCCCCCTCAAGAGCCATGTGGACTTTGTGTAA
- a CDS encoding HU family DNA-binding protein has protein sequence MADEKIVTVALSKIAADLAEKHEMSKKASAAFLADFIDLTVKNLKKGAKVRVTGLGIFQVKKRPARLGRNPLTGEQIKIKASKKLAFRAAKEVKESI, from the coding sequence ATGGCTGATGAAAAGATTGTGACCGTTGCGTTGTCGAAGATCGCTGCCGATCTTGCCGAGAAGCATGAAATGTCGAAGAAGGCCAGCGCGGCATTCCTCGCTGATTTCATCGACCTGACTGTCAAGAACCTGAAGAAGGGCGCCAAGGTTCGCGTCACTGGCCTCGGCATTTTCCAGGTTAAGAAGCGTCCGGCCCGCCTCGGCCGCAACCCGCTCACGGGTGAGCAGATCAAGATCAAGGCTTCCAAGAAGCTGGCCTTCCGCGCCGCCAAGGAAGTCAAGGAATCGATCTAA
- a CDS encoding nuclear transport factor 2 family protein, with protein MTIEDVLREKFEEANRHFVTRDMKLVDLFWAGGSFCLYGSEADEADETREELHRHVAAMFAKPYIVSFRFGKISADQHGDMAWANAQAVLEVTYPDRKVETPYRLFALFQQIGGVWHWRVFSGSEPAAPPA; from the coding sequence ATGACCATTGAAGATGTATTGCGAGAGAAGTTCGAAGAGGCGAACAGGCATTTTGTCACGCGGGACATGAAGCTGGTGGACTTGTTTTGGGCTGGCGGGAGCTTCTGCCTTTATGGTTCGGAGGCCGATGAAGCCGATGAGACCCGGGAAGAACTGCACCGGCACGTGGCTGCAATGTTCGCCAAGCCCTATATCGTGAGTTTTCGCTTCGGGAAGATCAGCGCCGACCAGCATGGTGACATGGCCTGGGCCAATGCGCAGGCGGTGCTGGAGGTCACCTATCCGGACCGCAAGGTTGAGACGCCATACCGGCTTTTTGCCTTGTTTCAGCAGATCGGTGGCGTTTGGCACTGGCGGGTGTTCAGCGGTTCTGAGCCCGCGGCACCGCCCGCCTAG
- a CDS encoding class I SAM-dependent methyltransferase translates to MDRSVYQRLDQLEGQHWWFVARRKIIASAINRFAPRKKNLRVLEAGCGTGGNLAMLSRFGQLEAFELDAEARSIAQAKMPINVKSGMLPDQIPYRAGSFDVVTAFDVIEHVEQDVESLHSLGERLAPGGRLIMTVPALPWLWSKHDETHHHFRRYTKTSLNEALRKAGLEPVNVSYFNSLLFPLIAGLRLARKQLGLAESADDAMPGRFTNFMLKLVFGAEAGFATRIPLPVGVSLMAVAQRRRR, encoded by the coding sequence ATGGATCGCAGTGTCTATCAGCGCCTTGATCAGCTTGAAGGCCAGCATTGGTGGTTTGTGGCCAGGCGCAAGATCATCGCTTCAGCCATCAACCGGTTTGCGCCACGCAAGAAAAACCTTCGCGTGCTGGAGGCAGGCTGTGGCACGGGTGGCAACCTCGCCATGCTATCGCGCTTTGGCCAGCTGGAGGCTTTTGAGCTGGATGCCGAGGCCCGCAGCATCGCGCAGGCCAAAATGCCCATCAATGTGAAGTCTGGCATGCTGCCCGATCAGATTCCCTACCGTGCCGGATCGTTTGACGTGGTTACCGCATTCGATGTGATCGAGCATGTCGAGCAGGATGTCGAAAGCCTGCATTCTCTGGGTGAAAGACTGGCGCCGGGCGGTCGCCTGATCATGACGGTGCCGGCGCTTCCATGGCTGTGGAGCAAGCATGATGAAACCCATCATCACTTCCGTCGCTACACCAAGACCTCGCTCAATGAGGCCCTGCGCAAGGCGGGGTTGGAGCCAGTCAACGTATCCTATTTCAATTCCCTGCTGTTCCCTCTGATTGCCGGCCTCAGGCTGGCGCGCAAGCAATTGGGCCTGGCTGAATCAGCTGATGATGCCATGCCGGGCCGCTTCACCAATTTCATGCTGAAGCTTGTCTTCGGCGCAGAAGCAGGCTTTGCCACGCGCATTCCCTTGCCTGTTGGTGTGTCGCTGATGGCGGTGGCGCAGCGCCGCCGCCGCTAG